The proteins below are encoded in one region of Mus caroli chromosome 10, CAROLI_EIJ_v1.1, whole genome shotgun sequence:
- the Akap12 gene encoding A-kinase anchor protein 12 isoform X2, which translates to MPWWSNLCFGQRESEDVKEKDRAKEMAASSTVVEDITKDEQEETPEIIEQIPASESNVEEMAQAAESQANDVGFKKVFKFVGFKFTVKKDKNEKSDTVQLLTVKKDEGEGAEASVGAGDHQEPGVETIGESASKESELKQSTEKQEGTLKQAQSSTEIPLQVESGQGTEEEAAKDGEENREKEPTKPLESPTSPVSNETTSSFKKFFTHGWAGWRKKTSFKKPKEDDPETSEKRKEQEAEKVDEEEGEKTEAAPAEEQREPAEGTDQARLSADYEKVELPLEDQAGDLEALSEKCAPLATEVFDEKTEAHQEVVAEVHVSTMEKTTKGQGGAEVEGDVVVEGSGESLPPEKLAETQEVPQEAEPVEELMKTKEVCVSGGDHTQLTDLSPEEKMLPKHPEGIVSEVEMLSSQERIKVQGSPLKKLFSSSGLKKLSGKKQKGKRGGGGGDEEPGEYQHIQTESPESADEQKGESSASSPEEPEEITCLEKGPSEAPQEGEAEEGATSDGEKKREGITPWASFKKMVTPKKRVRRPSESDKEEELDKVKSATLSSTESTVSGMQDEVRAVGEEQRSEEPKRRVDTSVSWEALICVGSSKKRARKASSSDDEGGPRTLGGDGHRAEEASKDKEAAADALPASTQEQDQAQGSSSPEPAGSPSEGEGVSTWESFKRLVTPRKKSKSKLEERAEDSGAEQLASETEPSREESWVSIKKFIPGRRKKRADGKQEQAAVEDLGPGEINEDDPDVPAVVPLSEYDAVEREKLEAQQAQENVELPQLKGAVYVSEELSKTLVHTVSVAVIDGTRAVTSAEERSPSWISASMTEPLEHAEGVATPTVGEVTEKDIIAEETPALTQTLPGGKDAHDDIVTSEVDFTSEAVTAAETTEALRAEEVTEASGAEETTDMVSAVSQLSDSPDTTEEATPVQEVEGGMLDKEEQERQTQAVLQAVADKVKEESQVPATQSVQRAGPKALEKVEEVEEDSEVLAAEKEKDVVLKGPVQEAEAEPLAQGSETVQATPESLEVPEVTADVDRVATCQAIKHQQLMEQAVAPESSETLTDSETNGSTPLADSDTPNGTQQDETVDSQDSNAIATVSQSQVTEEEAAAAQTEGPSTPPSFSAQEEPREKPGRDVLEPTQVLAAGAVPVPAKAEVGQEGEAGQFDEEKVKDRQHVKELEVSVHTGPNSQKTADLTRDSDVMEVARCQETESNGEQSISPEKREMGTDVEKEKTETKTEQASEEHEQETAAPEHEGAHPKPVLTVDMPHSERGKALGSLEGSPSLPDQDKADCIEVQVQSSDTPVTQTTEAVKKVEETVATSEMDESLEFTGAHSLPAEKLSETGGYGTLQHGEDTVPQGPESQAESIPIIVTPAPESTLHSDLQREVSASQKQRSDEDDKPDAGPDAACKESAAREKVLRAEPEILELESKSNKIVQSVIQTAVNQFARTETAPETHASDLQNQVPVAQADSQGAQQMLDKDESDLQVFPQDGTLSAVAQEGLAVSDSSEGLSKASEMITMLAVESASVKESVEKLPLQSKDQKEHAADGPQHQSLGKAEADASGNLTKESPDNNGPKLTEEGDALKVEVLEEEMNKAQTEEDLQEPKGDLAES; encoded by the exons ATGCCCTGGTGGAGTAATTTATGCT TTGGACAGAGAGAGTCAGAAGATGTGAAAGAAAAAGACCGAGCTAAAGAAATGGCAGCCAGCTCCACAGTTGTTGAAGATATCACAAAGGACGAGCAGGAGGAAACACCGGAAATAATCGAACAGATCCCTGCTTCAGAGAGCAATGTGGAAGAAATGGCGCAGGCTGCCGAGTCCCAAGCTAATGACGTCGGCTTCAAGAAGGTATTTAAATTTGTTGGTTTTAAATTCACGGTGAAGAAGGATAAAAACGAAAAGTCAGATACCGTCCAGCTACTCACTGTCAAAAAGGATGAAGGTGAAGGGGCAGAAGCCTCCGTTGGAGCAGGAGACCACCAAGAGCCCGGAGTGGAGACCATCGGCGAATCAGCATCCAAAGAAAGTGAGCTGAAGCAATCCACGGAGAAGCAAGAAGGCACCCTGAAGCAAGCACAGAGCAGCACAGAAATTCCCCTTCAAGTCGAATCTGGTCAAGGGACCGAGGAAGAAGCAgccaaagatggagaagaaaaccGAGAGAAAGAACCTACCAAGCCCCTAGAATCTCCGACCAGCCCTGTCAGCAATGAGACAACATCTTCCTTCAAGAAATTCTTCACTCACGGTTGGGCCGGCTGGCGCAAGAAGACCAGCTTCAAGAAACCCAAGGAAGATGATCCGGAAACTTCCGAGAAGAGAAAGGAGCAAGAGGCTGAAAAAGTAGacgaggaagaaggggaaaagacaGAGGCAGCCCCAGCCGAGGAGCAGCGGGAGCCTGCAGAAGGCACAGACCAGGCCAGGTTGTCAGCCGACTATGAGAAGGTGGAGTTGCCTTTGGAAGACCAGGCCGGTGACCTGGAGGCATTGTCGGAGAAGTGTGCTCCTTTGGCAACGGAAGTGTTTGACGAGAAGACGGAAGCCCACCAAGAAGTTGTTGCAGAGGTCCACGTGAGTACCATGGAGAAGACAACGAAAGGGCAAGGAGGAGCAGAGGTGGAAGGGGATGTGGTGGTAGAAGGATCAGGAGAGTCCTTGCCCCCTGAGAAACTGGCTGAGACCCAGGAGGTCCCCCAGGAAGCTGAGCCTGTGGAGGAGCTGATGAAGACCAAAGAAGTATGCGTCTCTGGGGGTGACCATACTCAGTTGACAGATCTAAGTCCTGAAGAGAAGATGCTACCCAAACACCCTGAAGGCATTGTCAGTGAGGTGGAGATGCTTTCCTCTCAGGAGAGAATCAAGGTACAGGGAAGTCCCCTGAAGAAACTCTTCAGCAGTTCAGGCTTAAAGAAGCTCTCCGGGAAGAagcagaaggggaagagaggaggaggcggGGGAGATGAAGAGCCAGGAGAATACCAACACATTCAAACAGAGTCCCCAGAGAGTGCTGATGAGCAGAAGGGAGAGAGCTCTGCCTCTTCCCCTGAAGAGCCCGAGGAGATCACGTGTCTGGAGAAGGGGCCATCGGAAGCACCCCAGGAAggggaagctgaggaaggagcaACTTCcgatggagagaagaaaagggaagggatcACCCCCTGGGCATCCTTCAAAAAGATGGTGACACCCAAGAAACGGGTCCGAAGACCTTCTGAGAGCGACAAGGAAGAAGAGCTGGACAAGGTCAAGAGTGCCACCTTGTCCTCCACGGAGAGCACGGTGTCTGGAATGCAGGATGAGGTCAGAGCGGTTGGCGAGGAGCAAAGGTCAGAGGAGCCAAAGCGCAGGGTGGATACTTCAGTGTCTTGGGAGGCATTGATTTGTGTCGGATCGTCCAAGAAGAGAGCGAGGAAGGCATCCTCTTCAGATGATGAAGGAGGGCCAAGAACACTGGGAGGGGATGGTCACAGAGCGGAGGAGGCTAGCAAAGACAAAGAAGCTGCAGCAGATGCTCTTCCTGCCAGCACCCAGGAACAAGACCAAGCGCAAGGAAGCTCCTCGCCCGAGCCAGCTGGAAGCCCTTCTGAAGGGGAGGGCGTCTCCACCTGGGAGTCATTTAAGAGATTAGTCACTCCACGAAAAAAATCCAAGTCAAAACTGGAAGAGAGAGCCGAAGACTCCGGTGCAGAGCAGTTGGCCTCCGAGACCGAACCAAGTAGAGAGGAATCTTGGGTTTCCATTAAGAAATTTATTCCTGGACGGCGGAAGAAAAGGGCAGATGGGAAGCAAGAACAGGCCGCTGTTGAAGACTTGGGGCCAGGAGAAATCAATGAGGACGACCCCGATGTCCCAGCTGTTGTGCCTCTGTCTGAGTACGATGCggtagagagagagaagctggaagcgCAGCAAGCTCAGGAGAATGTGGAGCTGCCCCAGCTGAAGGgggctgtgtatgtgtctgaggaGCTTAGTAAGACTCTGGTTCACACTGTGAGTGTCGCCGTCATTGATGGGACCAGGGCAGTCACCAGTGCCGAAGAGCGGTCCCCTTCGTGGATATCTGCTTCCATGACAGAACCTCTTGAACACGCAGAGGGAGTAGCCACACCGACTGTTGGAGAGGTCACTGAAAAAGACATCATTGCAGAAGAAACTCCTGCACTCACCCAGACTTTACCAGGGGGCAAAGATGCCCATGACGACATAGTCACCAGTGAAGTGGATTTCACCTCAGAAGCTGTGACAGCCGCAGAAACCACAGAGGCGCTCCGCGCTGAAGAAGTTACCGAAGCATCAGGGGCAGAAGAGACCACAGACATGGTGTCTGCAGTTTCCCAGCTGTCCGACTCCCCGGACACCACAGAGGAAGCCACCCCAGTTCAGGAGGTAGAGGGCGGCATGCTAGATAAGGAAGAACAGGAGCGCCAGACGCAGGCCGTCCTCCAAGCCGTTGCAGACAAAGTGAAAGAGGAGTCCCAGGTGCCTGCAACCCAGAGTGTGCAGAGAGCAGGGCCAAAAGCGctggagaaggtggaggaggtagaggaggactCCGAGGTGCTGGCTGCCGAGAAAGAGAAGGATGTTGTGCTGAAAGGACCCGTGCAGGAAGCTGAAGCTGAGCCTCTTGCACAGGGCTCTGAGACTGTACAGGCTACCCCAGAGAGCCTTGAAGTTCCTGAAGTCACAGCGGATGTAGACCGTGTCGCCACATGCCAGGCTATCAAGCACCAGCAGCTGATGGAACAGGCTGTGGCCCCTGAGTCATCTGAAACCTTGACAGACAGTGAGACAAATGGAAGTACTCCCCTAGCAGATTCAGACACTCCAAACGGGACACAGCAAGACGAGACCGTTGACAGCCAGGACAGTAATGCCATTGCCACCGTCAGTCAGTCACAGGTCACCGAAGAGGAGGCAGCTGCTGCTCAGACGGAGGGGCCTTCAACACCACCTAGTTTTTCAGCCCAGGAAGAACCCAGGGAAAAACCAGGAAGAGATGTTCTAGAACCCACACAAGTGCTTGCTGCCGGGGCAGTGCCTGTTCCGGCAAAGGCTGAGGTGGGTCAAGAGGGTGAGGCTGGCCAGTTTGATGAAGAAAAAGTCAAAGACAGACAGCATGTTAAAGAACTGGAGGTGTCTGTACACACTGGACCCAATAGTCAAAAGACTGCTGACTTGACACGTGACAGTGACGTAATGGAAGTGGCCAGATGTCAGGAAACCGAGAGTAATGGAGAACAGAGTATTAGCCCGGAGAAAAGAGAGATGGGAACCGACgttgaaaaggagaaaacagagaccaagacagagcaagccagtgaagaacatgaGCAGGAAACAGCTGCTCCTGAGCACGAAGGAGCCCACCCTAAGCCAGTCCTGACAGTTGACATGCCCCACTCAGAGAGGGGAAAGGCACTGGGCAGCCTTGAAGGAAGCCCTTCTCTCCCAGACCAAGACAAAGCAGATTGCATAGAGGTTCAAGTTCAAAGCTCAGACACACCAGTCACTCAAACAACCGAAGCTGTGAAAAAGGTCGAAGAAACTGTGGCAACTTCAGAGATGGATGAAAGTTTGGAGTTTACAGGTGCACACTCATTACCAGCTGAGAAGCTCTCCGAAACGGGTGGCTACGGGACTCTTCAGCATGGAGAGGACACCGTGCCCCAGGGGCCTGAGTCTCAGGCAGAGTCCATCCCTATAATAGTAACTCCTGCTCCTGAAAGCACCCTACATTCTGACCTTCAAAGAGAAGTGAGCGCATCCCAGAAACAGAGATCAGATGAAGATGACAAGCCAGATGCTGGTCCTGATGCTGCCTGCAAGGAGAGTGCAGCAAGAGAGAAAGTCCTCAGGGCTGAACCTGAGATCTTGGAACTTGAGAGTAAGAGCAATAAGATTGTCCAGAGTGTCATCCAGACAGCCGTCAACCAGTTTGCACGTACAGAAACTGCCCCCGAAACCCACGCTTCTGATTTACAGAATCAGGTTCCTGTGGCGCAGGCTGACAGCCAGGGAGCACAACAGATGCTGGACAAAGATGAAAGCGACCTTCAAGTCTTCCCCCAAGATGGAACACTTAGTGCCGTAGCCCAGGAAGGACTTGCGGTTTCTGATAGTTCTGAAGGCCTGAGCAAGGCTTCAGAAATGATCACCATGCTTGCAGTTGAAAGTGCCAGTGTCAAAGAAAGTGTTGAGAAGCTGCCTCTTCAGTCCAAAGATCAAAAGGAGCACGCTGCTGACGGCCCCCAGCACCAAAGCTtaggcaaggcagaggcagatgcctC
- the Akap12 gene encoding A-kinase anchor protein 12 isoform X1 yields MGAGSSTEQRSPEQPAGSDTPSELELSGHGPAAEASGAAGDSADADPATKLPQKNGQLSAVNGVAEQEDVHVQEESQDGQEEEVTVEDVGQRESEDVKEKDRAKEMAASSTVVEDITKDEQEETPEIIEQIPASESNVEEMAQAAESQANDVGFKKVFKFVGFKFTVKKDKNEKSDTVQLLTVKKDEGEGAEASVGAGDHQEPGVETIGESASKESELKQSTEKQEGTLKQAQSSTEIPLQVESGQGTEEEAAKDGEENREKEPTKPLESPTSPVSNETTSSFKKFFTHGWAGWRKKTSFKKPKEDDPETSEKRKEQEAEKVDEEEGEKTEAAPAEEQREPAEGTDQARLSADYEKVELPLEDQAGDLEALSEKCAPLATEVFDEKTEAHQEVVAEVHVSTMEKTTKGQGGAEVEGDVVVEGSGESLPPEKLAETQEVPQEAEPVEELMKTKEVCVSGGDHTQLTDLSPEEKMLPKHPEGIVSEVEMLSSQERIKVQGSPLKKLFSSSGLKKLSGKKQKGKRGGGGGDEEPGEYQHIQTESPESADEQKGESSASSPEEPEEITCLEKGPSEAPQEGEAEEGATSDGEKKREGITPWASFKKMVTPKKRVRRPSESDKEEELDKVKSATLSSTESTVSGMQDEVRAVGEEQRSEEPKRRVDTSVSWEALICVGSSKKRARKASSSDDEGGPRTLGGDGHRAEEASKDKEAAADALPASTQEQDQAQGSSSPEPAGSPSEGEGVSTWESFKRLVTPRKKSKSKLEERAEDSGAEQLASETEPSREESWVSIKKFIPGRRKKRADGKQEQAAVEDLGPGEINEDDPDVPAVVPLSEYDAVEREKLEAQQAQENVELPQLKGAVYVSEELSKTLVHTVSVAVIDGTRAVTSAEERSPSWISASMTEPLEHAEGVATPTVGEVTEKDIIAEETPALTQTLPGGKDAHDDIVTSEVDFTSEAVTAAETTEALRAEEVTEASGAEETTDMVSAVSQLSDSPDTTEEATPVQEVEGGMLDKEEQERQTQAVLQAVADKVKEESQVPATQSVQRAGPKALEKVEEVEEDSEVLAAEKEKDVVLKGPVQEAEAEPLAQGSETVQATPESLEVPEVTADVDRVATCQAIKHQQLMEQAVAPESSETLTDSETNGSTPLADSDTPNGTQQDETVDSQDSNAIATVSQSQVTEEEAAAAQTEGPSTPPSFSAQEEPREKPGRDVLEPTQVLAAGAVPVPAKAEVGQEGEAGQFDEEKVKDRQHVKELEVSVHTGPNSQKTADLTRDSDVMEVARCQETESNGEQSISPEKREMGTDVEKEKTETKTEQASEEHEQETAAPEHEGAHPKPVLTVDMPHSERGKALGSLEGSPSLPDQDKADCIEVQVQSSDTPVTQTTEAVKKVEETVATSEMDESLEFTGAHSLPAEKLSETGGYGTLQHGEDTVPQGPESQAESIPIIVTPAPESTLHSDLQREVSASQKQRSDEDDKPDAGPDAACKESAAREKVLRAEPEILELESKSNKIVQSVIQTAVNQFARTETAPETHASDLQNQVPVAQADSQGAQQMLDKDESDLQVFPQDGTLSAVAQEGLAVSDSSEGLSKASEMITMLAVESASVKESVEKLPLQSKDQKEHAADGPQHQSLGKAEADASGNLTKESPDNNGPKLTEEGDALKVEVLEEEMNKAQTEEDLQEPKGDLAES; encoded by the coding sequence TTGGACAGAGAGAGTCAGAAGATGTGAAAGAAAAAGACCGAGCTAAAGAAATGGCAGCCAGCTCCACAGTTGTTGAAGATATCACAAAGGACGAGCAGGAGGAAACACCGGAAATAATCGAACAGATCCCTGCTTCAGAGAGCAATGTGGAAGAAATGGCGCAGGCTGCCGAGTCCCAAGCTAATGACGTCGGCTTCAAGAAGGTATTTAAATTTGTTGGTTTTAAATTCACGGTGAAGAAGGATAAAAACGAAAAGTCAGATACCGTCCAGCTACTCACTGTCAAAAAGGATGAAGGTGAAGGGGCAGAAGCCTCCGTTGGAGCAGGAGACCACCAAGAGCCCGGAGTGGAGACCATCGGCGAATCAGCATCCAAAGAAAGTGAGCTGAAGCAATCCACGGAGAAGCAAGAAGGCACCCTGAAGCAAGCACAGAGCAGCACAGAAATTCCCCTTCAAGTCGAATCTGGTCAAGGGACCGAGGAAGAAGCAgccaaagatggagaagaaaaccGAGAGAAAGAACCTACCAAGCCCCTAGAATCTCCGACCAGCCCTGTCAGCAATGAGACAACATCTTCCTTCAAGAAATTCTTCACTCACGGTTGGGCCGGCTGGCGCAAGAAGACCAGCTTCAAGAAACCCAAGGAAGATGATCCGGAAACTTCCGAGAAGAGAAAGGAGCAAGAGGCTGAAAAAGTAGacgaggaagaaggggaaaagacaGAGGCAGCCCCAGCCGAGGAGCAGCGGGAGCCTGCAGAAGGCACAGACCAGGCCAGGTTGTCAGCCGACTATGAGAAGGTGGAGTTGCCTTTGGAAGACCAGGCCGGTGACCTGGAGGCATTGTCGGAGAAGTGTGCTCCTTTGGCAACGGAAGTGTTTGACGAGAAGACGGAAGCCCACCAAGAAGTTGTTGCAGAGGTCCACGTGAGTACCATGGAGAAGACAACGAAAGGGCAAGGAGGAGCAGAGGTGGAAGGGGATGTGGTGGTAGAAGGATCAGGAGAGTCCTTGCCCCCTGAGAAACTGGCTGAGACCCAGGAGGTCCCCCAGGAAGCTGAGCCTGTGGAGGAGCTGATGAAGACCAAAGAAGTATGCGTCTCTGGGGGTGACCATACTCAGTTGACAGATCTAAGTCCTGAAGAGAAGATGCTACCCAAACACCCTGAAGGCATTGTCAGTGAGGTGGAGATGCTTTCCTCTCAGGAGAGAATCAAGGTACAGGGAAGTCCCCTGAAGAAACTCTTCAGCAGTTCAGGCTTAAAGAAGCTCTCCGGGAAGAagcagaaggggaagagaggaggaggcggGGGAGATGAAGAGCCAGGAGAATACCAACACATTCAAACAGAGTCCCCAGAGAGTGCTGATGAGCAGAAGGGAGAGAGCTCTGCCTCTTCCCCTGAAGAGCCCGAGGAGATCACGTGTCTGGAGAAGGGGCCATCGGAAGCACCCCAGGAAggggaagctgaggaaggagcaACTTCcgatggagagaagaaaagggaagggatcACCCCCTGGGCATCCTTCAAAAAGATGGTGACACCCAAGAAACGGGTCCGAAGACCTTCTGAGAGCGACAAGGAAGAAGAGCTGGACAAGGTCAAGAGTGCCACCTTGTCCTCCACGGAGAGCACGGTGTCTGGAATGCAGGATGAGGTCAGAGCGGTTGGCGAGGAGCAAAGGTCAGAGGAGCCAAAGCGCAGGGTGGATACTTCAGTGTCTTGGGAGGCATTGATTTGTGTCGGATCGTCCAAGAAGAGAGCGAGGAAGGCATCCTCTTCAGATGATGAAGGAGGGCCAAGAACACTGGGAGGGGATGGTCACAGAGCGGAGGAGGCTAGCAAAGACAAAGAAGCTGCAGCAGATGCTCTTCCTGCCAGCACCCAGGAACAAGACCAAGCGCAAGGAAGCTCCTCGCCCGAGCCAGCTGGAAGCCCTTCTGAAGGGGAGGGCGTCTCCACCTGGGAGTCATTTAAGAGATTAGTCACTCCACGAAAAAAATCCAAGTCAAAACTGGAAGAGAGAGCCGAAGACTCCGGTGCAGAGCAGTTGGCCTCCGAGACCGAACCAAGTAGAGAGGAATCTTGGGTTTCCATTAAGAAATTTATTCCTGGACGGCGGAAGAAAAGGGCAGATGGGAAGCAAGAACAGGCCGCTGTTGAAGACTTGGGGCCAGGAGAAATCAATGAGGACGACCCCGATGTCCCAGCTGTTGTGCCTCTGTCTGAGTACGATGCggtagagagagagaagctggaagcgCAGCAAGCTCAGGAGAATGTGGAGCTGCCCCAGCTGAAGGgggctgtgtatgtgtctgaggaGCTTAGTAAGACTCTGGTTCACACTGTGAGTGTCGCCGTCATTGATGGGACCAGGGCAGTCACCAGTGCCGAAGAGCGGTCCCCTTCGTGGATATCTGCTTCCATGACAGAACCTCTTGAACACGCAGAGGGAGTAGCCACACCGACTGTTGGAGAGGTCACTGAAAAAGACATCATTGCAGAAGAAACTCCTGCACTCACCCAGACTTTACCAGGGGGCAAAGATGCCCATGACGACATAGTCACCAGTGAAGTGGATTTCACCTCAGAAGCTGTGACAGCCGCAGAAACCACAGAGGCGCTCCGCGCTGAAGAAGTTACCGAAGCATCAGGGGCAGAAGAGACCACAGACATGGTGTCTGCAGTTTCCCAGCTGTCCGACTCCCCGGACACCACAGAGGAAGCCACCCCAGTTCAGGAGGTAGAGGGCGGCATGCTAGATAAGGAAGAACAGGAGCGCCAGACGCAGGCCGTCCTCCAAGCCGTTGCAGACAAAGTGAAAGAGGAGTCCCAGGTGCCTGCAACCCAGAGTGTGCAGAGAGCAGGGCCAAAAGCGctggagaaggtggaggaggtagaggaggactCCGAGGTGCTGGCTGCCGAGAAAGAGAAGGATGTTGTGCTGAAAGGACCCGTGCAGGAAGCTGAAGCTGAGCCTCTTGCACAGGGCTCTGAGACTGTACAGGCTACCCCAGAGAGCCTTGAAGTTCCTGAAGTCACAGCGGATGTAGACCGTGTCGCCACATGCCAGGCTATCAAGCACCAGCAGCTGATGGAACAGGCTGTGGCCCCTGAGTCATCTGAAACCTTGACAGACAGTGAGACAAATGGAAGTACTCCCCTAGCAGATTCAGACACTCCAAACGGGACACAGCAAGACGAGACCGTTGACAGCCAGGACAGTAATGCCATTGCCACCGTCAGTCAGTCACAGGTCACCGAAGAGGAGGCAGCTGCTGCTCAGACGGAGGGGCCTTCAACACCACCTAGTTTTTCAGCCCAGGAAGAACCCAGGGAAAAACCAGGAAGAGATGTTCTAGAACCCACACAAGTGCTTGCTGCCGGGGCAGTGCCTGTTCCGGCAAAGGCTGAGGTGGGTCAAGAGGGTGAGGCTGGCCAGTTTGATGAAGAAAAAGTCAAAGACAGACAGCATGTTAAAGAACTGGAGGTGTCTGTACACACTGGACCCAATAGTCAAAAGACTGCTGACTTGACACGTGACAGTGACGTAATGGAAGTGGCCAGATGTCAGGAAACCGAGAGTAATGGAGAACAGAGTATTAGCCCGGAGAAAAGAGAGATGGGAACCGACgttgaaaaggagaaaacagagaccaagacagagcaagccagtgaagaacatgaGCAGGAAACAGCTGCTCCTGAGCACGAAGGAGCCCACCCTAAGCCAGTCCTGACAGTTGACATGCCCCACTCAGAGAGGGGAAAGGCACTGGGCAGCCTTGAAGGAAGCCCTTCTCTCCCAGACCAAGACAAAGCAGATTGCATAGAGGTTCAAGTTCAAAGCTCAGACACACCAGTCACTCAAACAACCGAAGCTGTGAAAAAGGTCGAAGAAACTGTGGCAACTTCAGAGATGGATGAAAGTTTGGAGTTTACAGGTGCACACTCATTACCAGCTGAGAAGCTCTCCGAAACGGGTGGCTACGGGACTCTTCAGCATGGAGAGGACACCGTGCCCCAGGGGCCTGAGTCTCAGGCAGAGTCCATCCCTATAATAGTAACTCCTGCTCCTGAAAGCACCCTACATTCTGACCTTCAAAGAGAAGTGAGCGCATCCCAGAAACAGAGATCAGATGAAGATGACAAGCCAGATGCTGGTCCTGATGCTGCCTGCAAGGAGAGTGCAGCAAGAGAGAAAGTCCTCAGGGCTGAACCTGAGATCTTGGAACTTGAGAGTAAGAGCAATAAGATTGTCCAGAGTGTCATCCAGACAGCCGTCAACCAGTTTGCACGTACAGAAACTGCCCCCGAAACCCACGCTTCTGATTTACAGAATCAGGTTCCTGTGGCGCAGGCTGACAGCCAGGGAGCACAACAGATGCTGGACAAAGATGAAAGCGACCTTCAAGTCTTCCCCCAAGATGGAACACTTAGTGCCGTAGCCCAGGAAGGACTTGCGGTTTCTGATAGTTCTGAAGGCCTGAGCAAGGCTTCAGAAATGATCACCATGCTTGCAGTTGAAAGTGCCAGTGTCAAAGAAAGTGTTGAGAAGCTGCCTCTTCAGTCCAAAGATCAAAAGGAGCACGCTGCTGACGGCCCCCAGCACCAAAGCTtaggcaaggcagaggcagatgcctC